Proteins encoded within one genomic window of Brienomyrus brachyistius isolate T26 chromosome 22, BBRACH_0.4, whole genome shotgun sequence:
- the tspan4b gene encoding tetraspanin-9, translating into MAIPGHCFCFVKYLMFIFNLIFWLGGCGLFGVGVWLSFTQAEFFSLPVSFPSLTAANLLLVAGGVTMVTGFLGCLGALKEQRCLLMTFFIILLLVVITEIILVLILHIFREQLDEKAQKELKDGMKTYNTDEQLKMAWDKMQYMLKCCGVNSSNDWQNITSNSTPDSCCSAGPCWTEGCYQKARDWLFKNNTSILVFGICISVIQVLALGFSLVMYCQILRVEKYMY; encoded by the exons ATGGCGATTCCGGGACATTGCTTCTGCTTCGTGAAGTACCTCATGTTCATCTTCAACCTCATCTTTTGG CTCGGGGGGTGTGGCCTGTTTGGAGTGGGGGTGTGGCTGTCCTTCACGCAGGCCGAGTTCTTCTCCCTGCCCGTCTCCTTCCCCTCCCTCACAGCCGCTAATCTACTGCTGGTGGCCGGTGGTGTAACCATGGTGACGGGGTTCCTGGGCTGCCTGGGAGCCCTGAAGGAGCAACGCTGTTTGCTGATGACG TTCTTCATCATTCTGCTCCTGGTTGTCATAACGGAAATAATCTTGGTACTCATCCTACATATATTCCGTGAGCAG CTGGATGAAAAGGCTCAGAAAGAACTGAAGGATGGAATGAAAACATATAACACAGATGAGCAGCTCAAGATGGCCTGGGACAAAATGCAGTACATg CTGAAGTGCTGCGGTGTGAACAGCAGCAATGACTGGCAGAACATCACCAGCAACTCAACACCGGATTCCTGCTGCAGTGCCGGGCCATGCTGGACTGAG GGCTGCTACCAGAAAGCCAGGGACTGGCTCTTCAAGAACAACACGTCCATCCTGGTCTTTGGAATCTGCATTAGCGTTATCCAG GTTCTGGCTCTGGGATTCTCCCTGGTCATGTACTGCCAGATACTCCGCGTCGAAAAATACATGTACTGA